The following are encoded in a window of Blastocatellia bacterium genomic DNA:
- a CDS encoding alkaline phosphatase family protein, with protein sequence MIKRRLRSLIAPSIAACWIALALAPLSAAQRQPRAAAASYGARPKLVVVIMVDQFRYDFLERFEDLFGNDGFKRLMNGAFFTNANYDYIPTVTAAGHAAVHTGSIPAMNGVNGNIIIDPETGKSVALVADPATHVVTGEGVNLKATSASPRNMMGTTIGDQLRLSNNFQSKVIALSQKDRAAILPGGHKPNGAFWYAPASGSFISSDYYFKELPAWVKKFNETVRPDKYFNAKWERALPPEALRRAQPSHIAEQQRPLGEDFPYTINGGLDKPGARFYSQFEYTPFVADYLESFAEAAISGESLGADDYPDLLSISFSSPDLVGHAYGPDSQEIVELYTRLDRTVAALLKFIDKRVGMNNTLIAVTGDHGVGPIPRLMETRGYASEVISSKGIEQAVNQALKARFGGENWIVAFANDQLFLNHSLMAQAKAEPAEVERIAADAALSAKGVAFAFTRTQIIEGRMPVGDLARRVMNGFYRQRAGDVWLVAKPYHFFFEGAQLAATHGSPYHYDTHVPVIIYGAGVRSGRYNRECTPSDIAPTIAAMLGVEPPSNSVGHVLVEAIAEDGRNQMAGQR encoded by the coding sequence ATGATCAAAAGAAGACTTCGATCTCTTATCGCCCCGTCAATTGCTGCCTGCTGGATTGCCCTCGCGCTGGCGCCGCTGTCCGCCGCGCAACGGCAGCCACGGGCCGCGGCGGCGTCATACGGGGCGAGGCCGAAACTCGTCGTCGTTATCATGGTTGACCAGTTCCGCTATGATTTCCTCGAACGCTTTGAGGACCTGTTCGGCAACGATGGTTTCAAGCGGCTGATGAACGGCGCGTTCTTCACGAATGCCAATTACGATTACATACCGACGGTGACGGCAGCCGGCCATGCGGCGGTTCACACAGGCTCGATCCCGGCAATGAACGGCGTCAATGGCAACATCATCATTGACCCTGAGACCGGCAAGAGCGTCGCCTTGGTCGCCGACCCGGCAACCCACGTCGTCACCGGCGAAGGCGTGAACCTGAAAGCGACTTCGGCAAGCCCGCGCAATATGATGGGGACGACCATCGGCGATCAACTTCGACTGTCGAACAATTTTCAATCCAAGGTCATCGCGCTGTCGCAAAAAGACCGCGCCGCCATCCTGCCGGGCGGTCACAAACCGAACGGCGCTTTCTGGTATGCCCCGGCATCGGGCAGCTTCATCTCCAGCGATTATTACTTCAAAGAGCTTCCCGCCTGGGTCAAGAAGTTCAATGAGACGGTGCGCCCCGACAAGTACTTCAACGCGAAGTGGGAGCGCGCGCTGCCGCCTGAGGCCTTGCGCCGCGCACAGCCCTCGCATATCGCCGAACAGCAGCGCCCGCTCGGCGAAGACTTCCCCTACACCATCAACGGCGGGCTGGATAAACCCGGCGCGAGGTTCTATTCGCAATTCGAGTACACGCCATTCGTTGCCGATTACCTTGAGAGTTTTGCCGAGGCGGCGATTTCGGGAGAATCGCTCGGCGCCGACGATTACCCCGATCTGCTGTCGATCAGCTTTTCGTCGCCCGATCTCGTTGGTCATGCGTATGGCCCGGACAGCCAGGAGATCGTCGAGCTGTACACGCGCCTCGACCGCACGGTGGCCGCGCTGTTGAAGTTCATCGATAAGCGCGTCGGCATGAATAACACGCTGATTGCCGTCACCGGGGACCACGGCGTCGGGCCGATTCCGCGGTTGATGGAAACGCGCGGCTATGCGAGTGAAGTCATTTCGAGCAAAGGCATCGAGCAGGCCGTGAATCAGGCTCTCAAAGCCCGTTTCGGGGGAGAAAACTGGATCGTCGCCTTCGCTAACGATCAGTTGTTTTTGAATCATAGCCTGATGGCGCAAGCGAAAGCCGAGCCCGCGGAAGTCGAGCGCATCGCCGCTGACGCCGCGCTGTCGGCGAAAGGCGTGGCCTTCGCCTTCACGCGCACACAGATCATCGAAGGCCGCATGCCCGTGGGCGACCTGGCGCGGCGAGTCATGAACGGTTTCTACCGCCAGCGCGCCGGTGACGTCTGGCTGGTCGCGAAGCCGTATCATTTCTTCTTTGAGGGCGCTCAACTGGCGGCGACGCACGGCTCGCCTTATCATTACGACACGCATGTGCCGGTGATCATTTATGGCGCGGGGGTGCGCTCCGGCAGGTACAATCGAGAATGTACGCCCTCCGACATTGCGCCGACGATTGCCGCGATGCTCGGTGTCGAGCCGCCTTCAAATAGCGTCGGTCATGTGCTGGTTGAAGCGATAGCCGAGGATGGCCGTAATCAGATGGCGGGCC